Genomic window (Microcaecilia unicolor chromosome 8, aMicUni1.1, whole genome shotgun sequence):
ACCACAGCCCCTATGAAGTAAGCCCTAACCAGGCGCATGAAAGCGCTGGCGTAGCGCATCCAGGGAAGGGGGACGACATGAAATCAAACATTCTCAATATATTTCTCAAAGGCAGGCAGGAGTTCTAATATGGAACAAAGGGATTAAGCAGGGGGCATTTTCTAGGGTTTTGGGTGGAGGGAGGTGGCTTTACGTCAGTAGATTTTTCATGCCACCTAAGACCACTGCGACACCGCAGAAAGCTTGTACCTGCTAAGCTGAGTGTAAAGTACTATACCAAGGCATTAACGAAATCAGTAAAAGAGCATTCACTGGTTTTCCTACCATGTCATTTGATCCTAATATTCAAGAAAGATCAGGAATTAGATTTTTGCTTACTAAGAGGTAAAGGTCCCATTCAGAAAATCATATTTCTTTTCTAACCGGGCATTAGAGGAAAAGTCTGAAAACAGGGTTCCTTCATTTACAGGGTGCACTAAACATTCATTTTGCCACTGTAGACCTTCCTGACAAAATGTAAACCTTGCATATTGGATTTTTGCAGGCTGTGATACCTCATATTGGCCTAGCATCTGGATTATCCAATAGATTGATAAAGGTTTTCAAAAGCACAAAGATGTCACATGAGGTCTTGAATATTCACAGACCAAAGCATCTCACGCTATTCCAAGAAATGGTTTTGCAAACTCAAAACCACCCAGTTCTCTCCAGGGCCAAACCAGCTACTAGAACCTTTACCTAGAATCAAACCCTTGACCATTTTCCTcactgagactttaccgcttccATTGGAAGTCTGCAGAATGGTCCTGAAAAGTTGAGACACACAGAAAAGAGAGAAAcacaacataagaaaaaaaaaagcaaagtctTTGAGCTCAAAGTCATTTCACTGATTTTAATAAGCAAAATAGGAAACCATTTTAATAACCAAAAACAGAAACCAGTCTGAATAAAACTACAATAGAACCAGGTTTAATAAGCTGGATTTGAAATTGATCTCTTCTAAACTTTACAGGAAataaaaacatttgtttttttctgctgttGCTAAAGGTTTGATTTCAACACAGTTGAATCTGTAATAACCAAAACGATTAATTCCGATGCAGGACTCATTTCCACAATATTTAAAACTGCAAGCACCATGCTGTTCATACAATCTCATTATTACTGTTTAATTTAAGAAACAATAGAAAGATATTATGCATCTGGCCAGCAGTGCCAGGAGcctaagggaggggggggggggttaacaaaaaagagaaaaaagttttCATTTTGGTATTTTGTCAGTGCAATGAAAAATCTTTTACTGAcccgcaggaaaaaaaaaaactgaatgaaaCATTGAAAactgctacaactgaaaaagggaaaaaaaaaaaaaggttttcaccGGCTGGGCAGTGAGAGGAACTGGATAAAGCAAAGCAAAATTAAAAACTGTTTGAACATTGCAGTTTTTTTCCCTCAACATGTTCACTTCCCATACATTCAAAGTAAGCAACCCTGACTTGCAGTATCAGCTTAGCACGACCTCCTTGTCAGGAAACACAGGCAGTTGCCTAGCTGCTCagtgtatctcccccccccccccccccattccctttgCGCttagatctcccccccccccccccccccagactgagctggacaaaaaaaaagcagttttggtgGAAGAAAACAGCTCAAAACCAACTTTACAGGGCAGAAGAGTCGCAAGGGATCATTTCAAAATCAAATTCCTGAGTATCGCGATATGGATGGAGTCGCTCACGTAAACGCGCTGATGGCTCCGCCGGGCCAATGTCGCGACAAAGACGGCTGACCTGCAACTTCTGGGCCCCATCCCCTTCCATAGCCGACCTGGACCACTTTCCCCTTATTGATTTTAGGTTTGTCTGATGCAGCTGATCCGGGATCCTCTGCACCCACAAACAAAacccaaaatgaaaacaaaacaacaaccaacaAAAAATTCAAGAACTCAAAAGTGCTGCCAGATATACAAAGGAGATTTCTGAATGCAAAATGCCCATATTGATCTTTACttacatttaaacaaaaaaaaaacaaaaaatcttaTACCAGCCTGCTGAAATCTTTCTGTGCAGTTTGATGTAGCAAAAAACTATTTACAAGCTACAGTCAAGTGGAAGGGGATAACCAGAACCTCAGAAGCAGTGAAAGTTTCTAAAGAAAAGAGACAGAGCCAAAATGCAACGATGAATGGCAACAGCATGCTAAGATTAAACAAGAAAATGGTACAAAATAGAAATTATtaccatacatgtccagcatgcAGGATTACTATTTTTAATGCAggttttcatatttttttctatATAATCAAGCAGGCAATAAAACTGATGAGCTGTTACTTTCAATGTCCCCATCTGTCTGCTCCTCATTCACGGGTAATATAATACCTCAGCAAGTCCACATGTGCGTCCGTTTCTCCTCAGGAGCAGGGGCAGGGTCACTGTCCCCCTTTTTAAGTCCATGTTCAGACAAGCAAGCAGTCTCTTGCACGTTCTCTTCCTAGctcagtacagttctggctttttttttttttacctctcttTCCAACCGGTTTTCACAGCTGCAACTTGGAGCAAAAGCAAGTCTTTGTCCAgctttgcatttccttctctctaCTCAAGCAGGCAGATAGACGGAGACATCAAAAAACGCAAAGGTTTAATGCGTCTCACATGAAGAACTCGGGAGAAGAAGGATTGTCGCTGGTGGATCCAGCCTCCctgaagctgctgctggccaGTTTCTCGCACTTGATTTTGTAGGTATCTCTTTCCCTTGCCAGCCTGCTCACTTCCAGCTTGAGCTGCTCTACCTGCTGGATCAGCTGAGTCTTCTCGTTTTCCAGGTGGTGCTTCTGCTGCACTCGCTTATACCTGCAGGACTGGGCATAGCCCCTGTTCTTCAAGGTCCTCCTCTTCTGCTTCAGGCGAATCACTTCGTCCTTGCTGAACCCTCTCAGGTGCCTGTTGAGCTCCCTCACCGACATGGAGACCAGCTGGTCATCGGAGAACCTGTCCTCCACGTTGCTGGAGGACTGATGCTGTGGGTGGCTGTTCTGTAGCTGCTGGGATGATGTTGAGGAGGTGGAAGGGGTCGGGGAggcctggtggtggtggtggtggtgatggtggccaCTGTTTGCCAGGTCTTCGTGGTTGACCCCTACGTATTGGtggtgatgctgctgctgctgctggtggtggtggtggtggtggtggtgatggggccTGAAGGTCTCGAAGCTTTGCAGTTGCTGTGGCACCTGATGGGGCCCAATGAGTGCTTCCACGGCATCTTCTGGTGTGAGGTTCAGCGCCTCGGGGTTCATCTGCTGGTAGGTGTTGGCCATCCAGTACAAGTCTTCCAGGTGAGTTTTCTGCTCTGTGGGGCTGAAGCTGGGAGAGGAGGGCACAGAGCTGCAGGGTGTACTGATAGGGGTGGAAGAGACGGAGCCGGTGGGCTGGAGGCGGTTGCACTGTCTCACCATACGATCAGCTCTTCCCAGTGGCTCCTTCTTCACGTCGAATTTCATCAGGTCAAAATCGTTGACGTACTCCATGGCGAGGGGGCTGTTTGGCAGATCTGTTCCAATGGTCAGCTCTCCAGCCATCACTGTCTGTGCCGCCTCTCCTGGAATCACTCCACCGTACAAGTCTTGCCCAGCAAACTTGCAACTTATGGCACTTGGGCTGCTTTCCCCCTCCTTGCTGCAACTGTCTGCAGGAGTGGGAGAGGCGGTGCTGCAGAGCTTGCAAAATCCACACTGCAGAGTCCTTCTCCCGTCACCAGTTCAGCACTGGATGCATCTGCCTCTGCTGTCTACTGGGTTTGCATCGGTTTGTAAAGTCCCATTTGTTTGCCCCATGGAGTCGAGCAGGACTGTGCAACTTTCTCAAGTGCTCTCTCTGCCCCTACATGCCTGGTCTGAAATGCCTTCAGCTCCGGCGTGCAGCAGCTGTGATTTGCACAGTGCATCTGGGCTTCTCATATATCCTCCTGATGTCACGGTGTATAAGGGGAGGGCCTGAGCCACTGTAATCCAATGAGGGAAGCATTGAGAGCACATTAGCATAATATGTGGGCTGAGaaaggagcggggggggggggggggagtgagggatcTGCCAGACTTTTAGAGGCAGGTCAGATCATTCGCAAGTCAGGAGATCTTTCAGTGTTTTGTGTTTAATATTCTTCTCTTTGCAGACCTCCTGCTTCTATTTCTCCCTTCTGGTCCGGGGAGTTTCAGTACAATCAGGGCAGTTCACGCTGCCATCCGTTGCTCAGCCTTTTCTACAAACCTTCCACGTTTCATTGTGATATTACAGCTTTTAATATCATCTCCCCACtctctggttaaaaaaaaacaaacataagctTTTCTGTTAGTCTGGTTTTCCAACTCAATCATAAACAAAAGGAAACACGACTTTTGTTCTAAAGCCTCCTCTAAAGAATTGCTCTCCTAAGCAACTTGGCCTTCTAGCCCCAGGGGTAGTATCATTTACTAAagtatggtttaaaaaaaatgacagaAAATTCGGTCCCTTCTTCTGCAAATGTGCAAGGATGCAAGCAGAACTGAATGCAACGATCATGTTTGTGGAAAACGCTGAGGAAAGAAGGGCAGAGGGAGGAGGGTCACATTCCTGGCACGAGCGGCCAACAACTTTCTCTGAAATGCAGTATTGAAAGGAATAGGCAGATGCATATATATTCCCTGGCAGGTCCCAGATACAGAGATATTTGCATTCAGCGAAAGATGTGTGGAATTTTCCCCCGAGTGACTGCATGCACAGGCGAGAGCAGCTGGGAGgggactggtggagggggggggggggtcctgtaaCAGGACCCTGTTTGTATTGAACGTTTTGTAATGATTAAAGAACATAGCTCGCTTTTTTTTTCACTAGTTTGCACTTAAAACAGCCTCAAGTGTGACCTCAAGTGGCCATTCTGAAGAACAGCATGACAGGCAAGAAAAAAAGagatttcatgcacagaggaattaaaaatcaatgggggggggggggagggggagcgaatTCTGCAGCTGTGGATCCTTAGAAGTGCCCCCAAACTGAGAACCCTCTTCTGCAATTGTGCAGGTAGAAGATGACCTTGTATATCTcgtttataaaatagtgtggtTGTCCAGTGtccagtgtgagcaaaatccaaataaagaaatacGTTTTGGATATGTAGAAACAAAGGATAATGCGCAAGTTGTACATGAGACTCTCCAGTCTCGGCTTCCTTTTTCATCAGGTCAGTAAAGAATGAGTTAACATTGCAGTAGGAAATTTAACAGGCTTATTccatgttttacatgcagaaaagttGCTCAGAAAATTGCAAGGCCAAATAAGGCAGACCGACACACAGCGCTTCTAGGCATTCCTTGCGACACAGAGCACGCTGAGTTGAGGAAGAGTTACAATATGCAGTGCATGTCAATTTTACATAAAATGCAGAATTCGTACTAGTAttagtacagtgaaacctcggttttcgttgacttcggttatcgtcggtttcggttttcgttgattttttcagtgaaaaatttgtctcggatttcgttggttgcctcggttttcgctgctaactttgcgaaaacaaagggtgacccacGCATTCTCCTTCTCATTGTGGCGTTGTTTCGCATTGCGTGAGCATCGCCCTGCGCGTCTAACGCAACGcacgcaagataaaatcacatgtgctcaaatctcattgtccctgtcaagtgtttcccttgctaataagttaaccctttccctttagctccatcatgggactatatttattctctataaaatgtgtttttggtatgcattttggagtgtctagaacgaattaattggatttacgttgattcatatggaaataattgcctcggttttcgtctgtttcggttttcattgattgttttcggacggattatcaacgaaaaccgaggtatcactgtattatgcatacatcgtattatatctctgttatttgaatttcagtgctgttaaatatgtatatttttgatcctgtctCATGGTTGGTCTATTATTAGGCCTCAATTTGCTGTATTTACTGTACTTAAATTTCTACATTTTACTGTTATgcctgttaacaaaattgttagTTTTATGTtagactgtacctgctgtacaccagcGTGGGTGAATCTcgtcataaaggcggttaataaatcccaataaataataaaagaattatGAGCAGAGAGGCAAATGTTCATTCATCAGTACAAATTTCAAATGAATGTCCATATATGTATGactgcaaaaaaacatttttttatctgAGTTTGGGCTTTTGCAACACTCTCTGCTGGATCTGTAAAAGATACTTTACTATTGGTTAAGGCCCATTCCTTGCCAAGCAATCTCAAACACAACCGTGTTTCAGGACCAAACCTGCAACAGGGAAAAAATACATGATTTTAATCTATAATATTCTGTAAGACCAAATTCATAGAGAAAACATCACACGTCATTCTTTCTGTTAGATGCACGATTAGGCTCTGCTTTACTCTATGCTCTCATcagtttgagatttttttttaataaaatacacTCACATACATTTACGTAGCAAATTTTCTTTGTAACAGGTTTAACTTTGCGGGTGGAGATTCAGGGTGGTCCCCCTTCCCCAACACATTCAGCTAATGGGGTCTTGAGTTAGTCCAACATCAAGGTATCACCTGCAGCTGATTTGTTGACCTCAATTTCTACgctattaaaaaaacatataaaccGATCATCAAAAAGTTGCCCAGTCTTCTTTGGAGTTTCTTTGGGTCCAGCTTTCCCCTCTGTCAGTCCTAGAAACAATTTGTTTCCAAGTCTGTTTTCACAAATCCTGCTTCTGTGTAGACCAAATGTAGTCTCATGCATTCGTAGATCAAAATGGAAAAAGAACATTTTCACAAGACATAGCCCAAACCTCTGTTTCGAGTGGAAGGGTACTGTGGTAGCACTATCTAATGAAATGACGGCTCTTGGGATTCATTCTCAGACAGACTGAAATTCTATTTAGCCTGGCATTGAAACAGTTAAGCCTGCAAGAGTATCCCCTTGGTTTTCTCAGACAGGTCCCATTTTGTAAAAGAAAACAAGTAAACGATaaagctttaaataaataaaaagatgctGAGGACCTAAGTACAGGGCAGTGTTATTATATTATATTGTcttatcttgattattgtaattcgatATATTCAGATTGTACAAAGAAACTTTTGAAAAGACTACAAAGGTGCAGAATAGAGCAGCCTGTCTGATTTTTGGACTCTCAAAGTATGATCGCATATGCTCATTTTATGTgaagttacactggctgccagtaGAGGCCAGGATTATTTTCCAGCATGTCTAAAGTTTTGCAAGGTTTGATTCCGGATTACATTTTATCCCAATTTTGTTCTGGTACTACTTCGAGATTTAGAAGAGCAGGAAAAACTGCGCTGCTTGCCTTTTCTTtcgttaaaggaaaaaaaaaaacgattaaCAGTTTTTGAGAAATCATTGGCTTTTCAAGCAGCAAAACTTCGGAGGGATTTCGGTAAATGTTATGTATTCTTTCAACAGAACCTTACGTTTAGAAGGGAGattaaaatatgtttatttaagaaatatgggaagttcagaggcccttttactaagccacggtaggctctacgcgcTTGCAGCGCAcgtccaaatgagactaccgccaggccagcgcgccctcctggtggtaatttcagatttggtgggcACCCATAACGTGTgggtgaattatttatttatttcctcctacgtgcgTCGGTTCtagtggtaatcggcacttggctggCACCGACTGTTCACCTTGGATGTAGCGCACGAGCCTTTACAGCTAGATcgataggtggcgttaagggctcaggccggttttgggtgaacgctggtttcatttttactgcaggcccttttcccatcccatctttttttttttttaagccatttttttgtagatgcggtaaaaactggcccggcacgcgcccaatacacgcacctacactaccgcaggccagtaaaaggaccccttagttattttAGGTTTGAGGTATTTTACGTTATGTAATTCCCAGGGACTGTCCTGGCCTTTTGACCTTTGTAACCCCACTGTGAGGTGTTAGTGGGATATTAGTCAAGAAATGTAATATATAAGTTCACAAGACACTTCTGCAGTTTAACTGTCCTGGACAAGCAGGAGATAGAAATTCAGCCTGCCTGAGAATCGTCTGTGAAGTGCAACATTCACCTGGTAACGTGAGTAACAATTCCTGAGACCCATCATTATAAAGTGTAGTATCACTGCAGTATTTCCACCAGAAAGAACTGCTTGAGCTGCACTTCCTGAAAATAATCCCTTCCTATTTCGTTCTAGGCGGATGCCAGAGGCACTGAATTTGGGTCAACATGGAAGAAGGTATTTGTGACAACAGACACAAGTTCGTAAGCATCGCCGTATTGGGACGggctgaaagtccatcaagcccagtatcctgtttccagctgtggccaatccaggttacaaacacCTGGCaggatctcagaacagtaaaacagattttctgcTGCTTGTTATAGGGCAAGCAACAGCGCCTGGACATACAGATAAGTGTTGATTTTAATTCCGGAATATTAAGAGTACAGCCGTGATATCTTTTTCAAAGCCGTTGGATATATGGTTCTACACAGGAGGAAATAGCAATCTCGGAGCTATAAAATTAAGTATAGTTGCCACGAGATTTTGAAAGAAGCAGGATTGGcatagaaaaaatataaaaaaaacagacatatatatatattttttcttacatttgtatcctgcgctttcccactcatggcaggctcaatgcagcttacatggggcaatggagggttaagtgacttgcccagagtcccaaggagctgcctgtgcctgaagtgggaattgaactcagttccccaggaccaaagtccaccaccctaaccactaggccactcctccactgttgctactatttgagattctacatggaatgttgctattccactagcaacattccatgtagaagtcggaccttgcagatcaccaatgtggccgcgcaggacgtcagactcacagaaacagaagcctgcgcagccttctacatggaatgttgctagtggaatagcaacattccatgtagaatctccaatagtagccacattccatgtagaatctccaatagtagcaacattccatgtagaatctccaatagcatctattttatttttgttacatttgtacccactcatggcaggctcaatgcagcttacatggggcaatggagggttaagtgacttgcccagagtcacacatatataatacctttgtctctatAGAAAAGGttaataaaacaagaaaaattgaaaataggaggaggagaagggggttaGTCTATGATTATAATAGTCACAAAATAGGGGTTCACCTGTATTGGTGATAATAAACTACCCCGGTGACCGTATGAGACTTTCCTTTTATAGTAGGTAGATACATATCTTTACCTGCAAGACATTACATACTCCTGTTGTATGTTTAAtaagcagtaacatagtaacataacatagtagatgacggcagaaaaagacctgcacggtccatccagtctgcccaacaagataactcatatttgctgctttttgtgtataccctactttgatttgtacctgtgctcttcagggcacagtagAGTACTGTCACGGTAGATTGACAGTATtataggaataagcagtgggtttcccAGATCCACCTTGTTTTATGGACCAGGATAGGCAGAGGGGAAAGCTGCAGGCGAAGACAGATTCTGGACAAATTTTGACCttctttgtatatttttaaagatcTAGAAATAAGAGTCAACAAATATTTTCTAGACACAAACTCAGTACTTTAGCCTTCCTCATCGGAAGCTGGGATGACTTTTCAGTAGTCCCTGAAGATTTGATGGGTGTGTCGGCTTTTTTAGCTGGCAGTTTTACTTCTTATGAAAGAGCCCAGAGTATGTGCGGGAATCTGGAGAAATAAAGACTGAGAAAAGAAACTCCGGGGATTTAACGTTCCGAAGCATCTTTGGaagacagagggggggaggggttctagGCAGGATTTACTTCCTACCTGTGCTGTTGCTGTGGGCTGCAGTCGGTCCTTGAAGATTTCCTCTCACGTTGGGCATTAAACCATCAGTGTCATTTCACCCCAAGTCATTCATAGTTCATTTTCCTCCAAAGCAAAGCATGTTACAGCTTCCTGCTATGGAGAGACACACGCACTTCATTGAGTTTGATCTTATGTTTTCTCCTTTTCCGAAAGAAGCCTGAAAAGTCTGCATTTTTCCTATTTGCTGTAACACTTTTTCTTCAGAACCTCTCCTCCAGCTATATAACAATACTGGTAAATAATTTGTCATTTGAAGGGTATATTCACACACAAAAATACCCGTGAATACCGAATATTAGAAACGCATTCCCTTTCCAGGTTGCATCTTCAGGAAAGTTCCCCAAaagcttatcaatagaaatcaaacaaaataaaacatggaaaagaaaataagatgatacctttttttattggacataacttaatacatttcttgattagctttcgaaggttgcccttcttcctcagatcggaaataagcaaatgtgctagctgacagtgtatataagtgaaaacattcaagcattactatgacagtaaaatagataccattggagattctacatggaatgttgctaccattggagattctacatggaatgttgctattccactagcaacattccatgtagaaggctgcgcaggctcctgtttctgtgagtctgacgtcctgcacgtacgtgcaggacgtcagactcacagaagcagaagcctgcgcggccacattgatgatctgcaagggccgacttctacatggaatgttgctagtggaatagcaacattccatgtagaatctatagaaatcaaacaaaataaaacatggaaaagaaaataagatgataccttttttattggacataacttaatacatttcttgattagctttcgaaggtcgcccttcatttccgatctgacgaagaagggcgaccttcgaaagctaatcgagaaatgtattaagttatgtccaataaaaaaggtatcaccttactactactactacttatcatttctatagcgctaccggatgtacgcagcgcttgacacttgaacatggagagacagtccctgctcaatagagcttacaatgtaattacgacagacaggacaagtaagggataagggttaggacagacaggacatcatcttattttcttttccatgttttattttctttgatttctattgataacctttaagagtggactaacacggctaccacactcctctctaCCCAGAAGCTTAAAAAGCATTCATTTCTGAAtctctttttttcagttttaaatCTCTTTTATTGGTGAAAGTACGAACCATTATAAACTCACAAGAATAAAGTAAAATCAATGACCTGTAAGAATGCATCCATCAACattgcaaaagaaaagaaaaacctccacccacccaccccccacccccaaatacattttttgatcccCTCTTCCTTTATTGTTCCTATATTTCCCAGCCCACTCCTCATACTAATTTCACTTCTCACAGGAAAGCCCTGGCCTGCAGCTCTATCAAAACACATAATTCAGTTCAGAAGCAGATTCGAGGCAAAAGCTTCTCACTATTTTATttccaaaagaagaaaaatcagtTTTCGGTCACAGTTATTTAACGTATCTTAAAAtgattcttcctttttttttttttttttaatcaatgtgAACTTCTTAACAAAATATTCATACAGCATTAAACAATCCCTCAGCTATAATCCCTTTCCGGCTAAAAAAAGGATTTGTTTCCCAGTGAACCCGTGGAGTCAGATGCCAGGCAAAATGTTTGCCTATGAATGGCAACCGCCTTCCCAACCCCCACACATAGCATTATAAGTCGTTTGCATTCCGCCACTAATTAAAATGCATTGGGTAGCATTAGGCCTAATTATTTATTAATGAATCCAAAGCAAGGAATAGGCACCGCGCATTTCTCTTTCTAGGGAACAGCAAGATTTCATAATTACTGCTTGTCAGATCCCCCCTCCATATGTCTTGCCCCTGTGCTCTGAGAAGCTTTGCTGTTATTTAACCTTATAGGTTTCAACAGGACATCCTGCCAGATTTCTGATAACCAGTTCTCAAAGCATTATtctaaaagggttttttttttttgcacagcaaGCACAGCCAATGTAGAAGGACAGGCGGCCGGCACTGGAAAACAGGCCTGGCTGCTccttctttcatttcaaaaagacTGAAGAGCAGACGGTGCTGTATTTCGCCTGTGTAAGCAGCGCAGCGCTGGTTAATCATCTATTAGAGACACAAGTGCTTCCGAAAGGAAAATGTTGATGTTTGCGTG
Coding sequences:
- the MAFB gene encoding transcription factor MafB; the encoded protein is MAGELTIGTDLPNSPLAMEYVNDFDLMKFDVKKEPLGRADRMVRQCNRLQPTGSVSSTPISTPCSSVPSSPSFSPTEQKTHLEDLYWMANTYQQMNPEALNLTPEDAVEALIGPHQVPQQLQSFETFRPHHHHHHHHHQQQQQHHHQYVGVNHEDLANSGHHHHHHHHQASPTPSTSSTSSQQLQNSHPQHQSSSNVEDRFSDDQLVSMSVRELNRHLRGFSKDEVIRLKQKRRTLKNRGYAQSCRYKRVQQKHHLENEKTQLIQQVEQLKLEVSRLARERDTYKIKCEKLASSSFREAGSTSDNPSSPEFFM